The following coding sequences lie in one Carassius gibelio isolate Cgi1373 ecotype wild population from Czech Republic chromosome A17, carGib1.2-hapl.c, whole genome shotgun sequence genomic window:
- the LOC127933377 gene encoding B-cell lymphoma/leukemia 11B isoform X2, with translation MSRRKQGNPQHLSQREIITPEAEHVDARLSVADLHSHPHPLLDPSMPGPLPPGLADHDLLTCGQCQLTFPLGDILLFIEHKKKQCQGLTTGHSCYDKMMDRNSPSPPRAELRKVVEPVEIGIQVTPEEEDERLLTPPKGICPKQESGLAGRDEPSSYICTTCKQPFTNAWFLLQHAQNMHGIRIYLETNHSNTSLTPRITIPPPIGSESIPQSPLTNFLGDNNPFHLLRMTGPLLREPPPGFVENRLPNTPPFVSPPPRHHLDPHRLERLSAEEMGLISQHPSAFERVMRMTPMTIESQSMDFSRRLRELAGNNNSTPPLSPSRANPMHRLLNPNPFQPSPKSPFLSTPPLPPMPPNSTTPPQTQAKTKSCEFCGKTFKFQSNLVVHRRSHTGEKPYKCQLCDHACSQASKLKRHMKTHMHKSGSMTGRSDDGLSTTSSPEPGTSDVTGEGMKNRDGDFRGEGMGPENEEEEEEEEEEELENESRPESNFSMDSEFSRNRENGSKAPSDDKNLSLGKMVENVGLSSIQQYNNLIVDNRKRLLFSKRMSEGQRDAGDNDSVVGEMDQVERTTVNGRNCGSSDSFSGLFPRKPTPITSPSLSNSSNKRIKIEKDLDIPPAPLIPSENVYSQWLVGYAASRHFIKDPFLGFSDSRQSPFATSSEHSSENGSLRFSTPPGDLLDGGLSGRSGTASGGSTPHLGGGPGRPSSKESRRSDTCEYCGKVFKNCSNLTVHRRSHTGERPYKCELCNYACAQSSKLTRHMKTHGQLGLPVMCS, from the exons CGGAAGCTGAGCATGTGGATGCGAGACTGTCCGTGGCTGATCTCCACTCTCACCCTCACCCGCTGCTGGATCCCAGCATGCCTGGGCCTCTCCCTCCGGGCCTGGCCGACCACGACCTCCTAACCTGTGGCCAGTGCCAACTAACCTTCCCACTGGGGGACATTCTGCTCTTCATCGAGCACAAGAAAAAGCAATGTCAGGGTTTGACAACCGGCCACAGCTGCTACGACAAGATGATGGACCGCAATAGCCCCTCGCCGCCCCGTGCAGAGCTGAGGAAAGTGGTGGAACCGGTCGAAATTGGAATCCAGGTGACAcctgaagaggaggatgagagaCTGTTGACACCCCCAAAAGGAATTTGCCCCAAGCAAGAAAGCGGCCTGGCAGGTAG AGATGAACCTTCAAGTTACATATGCACAACGTGCAAACAGCCCTTTACCAATGCCTGGTTCCTCCTGCAGCACGCTCAGAACATGCATGGGATCCGCATCTATTTGGAGACCAACCACTCAAATACCTCCCTGACCCCACGGATCACTATTCCTCCCCCCATTGGTTCAGAATCCATACCACAGTCCCCATTAACCAACTTTTTAGGGGACAACAACCCCTTCCATCTACTACGGATGACTGGGCCCCTACTTCGAGAGCCCCCACCAGGCTTTGTGGAAAACCGCCTGCCTAATACACCACCGTTTGTCAGCCCACCTCCTCGCCATCACTTAGATCCCCATCGCCTAGAACGCCTTAGCGCAGAGGAAATGGGTTTAATCTCCCAGCATCCCAGTGCCTTTGAGAGAGTGATGCGCATGACACCCATGACCATCGAGTCCCAGTCCATGGATTTCTCCCGCCGACTTAGAGAGCTAGCTGGAAACAACAACTCCACTCCACCACTGTCACCAAGTCGTGCCAACCCTATGCATCGCCTCCTCAATCCCAACCCCTTCCAGCCCAGCCCGAAGTCACCCTTTCTGAGCACCCCTCCACTGCCTCCCATGCCCCCTAACAGCACCACCCCGCCACAGACACAGGCCAAGACAAAGTCCTGTGAGTTCTGTGGCAAGACCTTCAAGTTTCAGAGTAATCTGGTTGTTCATCGGCGAAGCCACACAGGCGAGAAGCCCTACAAGTGCCAACTATGTGACCATGCCTGTTCTCAGGCTAGCAAACTGAAACGCCACATGAAGACCCACATGCACAAGTCTGGCTCTATGACAGGGCGCTCTGACGATGGCCTGTCCACCACCAGTTCACCCGAGCCAGGCACTAGTGACGTCACAGGAGAGGGTATGAAGAACAGAGATGGCGACTTTAGAGGTGAGGGCATGGGCCCTGaaaatgaagaggaggaggaagaagaagaagaggaggaactAGAAAATGAAAGCAGGCCTGAGTCAAACTTCAGCATGGACTCTGAGTTCAGTCGGAATAGGGAAAATGGTTCAAAGGCACCTTCAGATGACAAGAACCTCTCTTTGGGGAAGATGGTTGAAAATGTAGGTCTCAGCTCCATCCAGCAGTACAATAACTTAATAGTTGACAATCGGAAAAGGCTTTTGTTCTCCAAAAGGATGTCAGAAGGGCAGAGGGATGCAGGTGACAACGATTCAGTAGTGGGGGAAATGGACCAAGTGGAGCGCACAACTGTGAATGGAAGGAACTGTGGCTCAAGCGACTCTTTCTCAGGCCTGTTTCCCCGCAAGCCCACTCCCATCACCAGCCCCAGCCTCTCCAACTCCTCTAACAAGAGGATCAAAATCGAAAAGGATTTGGACATACCCCCAGCCCCCCTAATCCCATCTGAAAATGTTTACTCCCAGTGGCTAGTGGGCTATGCAGCATCCCGCCACTTCATCAAAGATCCCTTTCTTGGCTTCAGCGATTCCAGACAATCTCCATTTGCCACCTCCTCGGAGCACTCTTCCGAGAACGGCAGCCTGCGATTCTCCACGCCGCCAGGGGACCTGCTGGACGGGGGCCTCTCCGGCCGCAGTGGtaccgctagtggaggcagcaccCCACACTTGGGTGGGGGGCCGGGCAGGCCCAGCTCAAAAGAAAGCAGGAGGAGTGACACTTGTGAGTACTGTGGGAAGGTGTTCAAGAACTGTAGCAATCTGACAGTGCACAGACGCAGCCACACAGGCGAGAGGCCCTACAAGTGTGAGCTTTGCAACTACGCCTGCGCCCAGAGCAGCAAGCTCACCCGTCACATGAAGACACACGGCCAGCTCG GACTCCCTGTGATGTGTAGTTGA
- the LOC127933377 gene encoding B-cell lymphoma/leukemia 11B isoform X3: MKTSNSPCATLWLSYGGILVSPNHRQGINLSLIWTVSAGKALCTRWWLSPSCWPLFCLFFRFFFLSAEMYKEHRFLLHHSCGIIQGRDEPSSYICTTCKQPFTNAWFLLQHAQNMHGIRIYLETNHSNTSLTPRITIPPPIGSESIPQSPLTNFLGDNNPFHLLRMTGPLLREPPPGFVENRLPNTPPFVSPPPRHHLDPHRLERLSAEEMGLISQHPSAFERVMRMTPMTIESQSMDFSRRLRELAGNNNSTPPLSPSRANPMHRLLNPNPFQPSPKSPFLSTPPLPPMPPNSTTPPQTQAKTKSCEFCGKTFKFQSNLVVHRRSHTGEKPYKCQLCDHACSQASKLKRHMKTHMHKSGSMTGRSDDGLSTTSSPEPGTSDVTGEGMKNRDGDFRGEGMGPENEEEEEEEEEEELENESRPESNFSMDSEFSRNRENGSKAPSDDKNLSLGKMVENVGLSSIQQYNNLIVDNRKRLLFSKRMSEGQRDAGDNDSVVGEMDQVERTTVNGRNCGSSDSFSGLFPRKPTPITSPSLSNSSNKRIKIEKDLDIPPAPLIPSENVYSQWLVGYAASRHFIKDPFLGFSDSRQSPFATSSEHSSENGSLRFSTPPGDLLDGGLSGRSGTASGGSTPHLGGGPGRPSSKESRRSDTCEYCGKVFKNCSNLTVHRRSHTGERPYKCELCNYACAQSSKLTRHMKTHGQLGKEVYRCDICQMPFSVYSTLEKHMKKWHGEHLMTNEVKIEQAERS, from the exons ATGAAGACATCAAACAGTCCCTGTGCCACTTTGTGGCTGTCGTATGGCGGGATTTTAGTCTCTCCCAACCACAGGCAGGGAATAAACTTGTCACTAATTTGGACTGTGAGCGCTGGCAAGGCTCTGTGCACACGCTGGTGGCTTTCACCCTCATGCTGgcctttgttttgtttatttttccgtttcttttttttgtcagcAGAGATGTACAAAGAACACAGATTTCTCCTGCATCACTCATGTGGAATTATTCAAG GTAGAGATGAACCTTCAAGTTACATATGCACAACGTGCAAACAGCCCTTTACCAATGCCTGGTTCCTCCTGCAGCACGCTCAGAACATGCATGGGATCCGCATCTATTTGGAGACCAACCACTCAAATACCTCCCTGACCCCACGGATCACTATTCCTCCCCCCATTGGTTCAGAATCCATACCACAGTCCCCATTAACCAACTTTTTAGGGGACAACAACCCCTTCCATCTACTACGGATGACTGGGCCCCTACTTCGAGAGCCCCCACCAGGCTTTGTGGAAAACCGCCTGCCTAATACACCACCGTTTGTCAGCCCACCTCCTCGCCATCACTTAGATCCCCATCGCCTAGAACGCCTTAGCGCAGAGGAAATGGGTTTAATCTCCCAGCATCCCAGTGCCTTTGAGAGAGTGATGCGCATGACACCCATGACCATCGAGTCCCAGTCCATGGATTTCTCCCGCCGACTTAGAGAGCTAGCTGGAAACAACAACTCCACTCCACCACTGTCACCAAGTCGTGCCAACCCTATGCATCGCCTCCTCAATCCCAACCCCTTCCAGCCCAGCCCGAAGTCACCCTTTCTGAGCACCCCTCCACTGCCTCCCATGCCCCCTAACAGCACCACCCCGCCACAGACACAGGCCAAGACAAAGTCCTGTGAGTTCTGTGGCAAGACCTTCAAGTTTCAGAGTAATCTGGTTGTTCATCGGCGAAGCCACACAGGCGAGAAGCCCTACAAGTGCCAACTATGTGACCATGCCTGTTCTCAGGCTAGCAAACTGAAACGCCACATGAAGACCCACATGCACAAGTCTGGCTCTATGACAGGGCGCTCTGACGATGGCCTGTCCACCACCAGTTCACCCGAGCCAGGCACTAGTGACGTCACAGGAGAGGGTATGAAGAACAGAGATGGCGACTTTAGAGGTGAGGGCATGGGCCCTGaaaatgaagaggaggaggaagaagaagaagaggaggaactAGAAAATGAAAGCAGGCCTGAGTCAAACTTCAGCATGGACTCTGAGTTCAGTCGGAATAGGGAAAATGGTTCAAAGGCACCTTCAGATGACAAGAACCTCTCTTTGGGGAAGATGGTTGAAAATGTAGGTCTCAGCTCCATCCAGCAGTACAATAACTTAATAGTTGACAATCGGAAAAGGCTTTTGTTCTCCAAAAGGATGTCAGAAGGGCAGAGGGATGCAGGTGACAACGATTCAGTAGTGGGGGAAATGGACCAAGTGGAGCGCACAACTGTGAATGGAAGGAACTGTGGCTCAAGCGACTCTTTCTCAGGCCTGTTTCCCCGCAAGCCCACTCCCATCACCAGCCCCAGCCTCTCCAACTCCTCTAACAAGAGGATCAAAATCGAAAAGGATTTGGACATACCCCCAGCCCCCCTAATCCCATCTGAAAATGTTTACTCCCAGTGGCTAGTGGGCTATGCAGCATCCCGCCACTTCATCAAAGATCCCTTTCTTGGCTTCAGCGATTCCAGACAATCTCCATTTGCCACCTCCTCGGAGCACTCTTCCGAGAACGGCAGCCTGCGATTCTCCACGCCGCCAGGGGACCTGCTGGACGGGGGCCTCTCCGGCCGCAGTGGtaccgctagtggaggcagcaccCCACACTTGGGTGGGGGGCCGGGCAGGCCCAGCTCAAAAGAAAGCAGGAGGAGTGACACTTGTGAGTACTGTGGGAAGGTGTTCAAGAACTGTAGCAATCTGACAGTGCACAGACGCAGCCACACAGGCGAGAGGCCCTACAAGTGTGAGCTTTGCAACTACGCCTGCGCCCAGAGCAGCAAGCTCACCCGTCACATGAAGACACACGGCCAGCTCGGTAAGGAAGTGTACCGCTGTGACATTTGCCAAATGCCCTTCAGCGTCTACAGCACGCTCGAGAAACACATGAAAAAGTGGCATGGGGAACACTTGATGACGAATGAGGTCAAAATTGAACAAGCAGAGAGAAGCTAA
- the LOC127933377 gene encoding B-cell lymphoma/leukemia 11B isoform X1: MSRRKQGNPQHLSQREIITPEAEHVDARLSVADLHSHPHPLLDPSMPGPLPPGLADHDLLTCGQCQLTFPLGDILLFIEHKKKQCQGLTTGHSCYDKMMDRNSPSPPRAELRKVVEPVEIGIQVTPEEEDERLLTPPKGICPKQESGLAGRDEPSSYICTTCKQPFTNAWFLLQHAQNMHGIRIYLETNHSNTSLTPRITIPPPIGSESIPQSPLTNFLGDNNPFHLLRMTGPLLREPPPGFVENRLPNTPPFVSPPPRHHLDPHRLERLSAEEMGLISQHPSAFERVMRMTPMTIESQSMDFSRRLRELAGNNNSTPPLSPSRANPMHRLLNPNPFQPSPKSPFLSTPPLPPMPPNSTTPPQTQAKTKSCEFCGKTFKFQSNLVVHRRSHTGEKPYKCQLCDHACSQASKLKRHMKTHMHKSGSMTGRSDDGLSTTSSPEPGTSDVTGEGMKNRDGDFRGEGMGPENEEEEEEEEEEELENESRPESNFSMDSEFSRNRENGSKAPSDDKNLSLGKMVENVGLSSIQQYNNLIVDNRKRLLFSKRMSEGQRDAGDNDSVVGEMDQVERTTVNGRNCGSSDSFSGLFPRKPTPITSPSLSNSSNKRIKIEKDLDIPPAPLIPSENVYSQWLVGYAASRHFIKDPFLGFSDSRQSPFATSSEHSSENGSLRFSTPPGDLLDGGLSGRSGTASGGSTPHLGGGPGRPSSKESRRSDTCEYCGKVFKNCSNLTVHRRSHTGERPYKCELCNYACAQSSKLTRHMKTHGQLGKEVYRCDICQMPFSVYSTLEKHMKKWHGEHLMTNEVKIEQAERS; the protein is encoded by the exons CGGAAGCTGAGCATGTGGATGCGAGACTGTCCGTGGCTGATCTCCACTCTCACCCTCACCCGCTGCTGGATCCCAGCATGCCTGGGCCTCTCCCTCCGGGCCTGGCCGACCACGACCTCCTAACCTGTGGCCAGTGCCAACTAACCTTCCCACTGGGGGACATTCTGCTCTTCATCGAGCACAAGAAAAAGCAATGTCAGGGTTTGACAACCGGCCACAGCTGCTACGACAAGATGATGGACCGCAATAGCCCCTCGCCGCCCCGTGCAGAGCTGAGGAAAGTGGTGGAACCGGTCGAAATTGGAATCCAGGTGACAcctgaagaggaggatgagagaCTGTTGACACCCCCAAAAGGAATTTGCCCCAAGCAAGAAAGCGGCCTGGCAGGTAG AGATGAACCTTCAAGTTACATATGCACAACGTGCAAACAGCCCTTTACCAATGCCTGGTTCCTCCTGCAGCACGCTCAGAACATGCATGGGATCCGCATCTATTTGGAGACCAACCACTCAAATACCTCCCTGACCCCACGGATCACTATTCCTCCCCCCATTGGTTCAGAATCCATACCACAGTCCCCATTAACCAACTTTTTAGGGGACAACAACCCCTTCCATCTACTACGGATGACTGGGCCCCTACTTCGAGAGCCCCCACCAGGCTTTGTGGAAAACCGCCTGCCTAATACACCACCGTTTGTCAGCCCACCTCCTCGCCATCACTTAGATCCCCATCGCCTAGAACGCCTTAGCGCAGAGGAAATGGGTTTAATCTCCCAGCATCCCAGTGCCTTTGAGAGAGTGATGCGCATGACACCCATGACCATCGAGTCCCAGTCCATGGATTTCTCCCGCCGACTTAGAGAGCTAGCTGGAAACAACAACTCCACTCCACCACTGTCACCAAGTCGTGCCAACCCTATGCATCGCCTCCTCAATCCCAACCCCTTCCAGCCCAGCCCGAAGTCACCCTTTCTGAGCACCCCTCCACTGCCTCCCATGCCCCCTAACAGCACCACCCCGCCACAGACACAGGCCAAGACAAAGTCCTGTGAGTTCTGTGGCAAGACCTTCAAGTTTCAGAGTAATCTGGTTGTTCATCGGCGAAGCCACACAGGCGAGAAGCCCTACAAGTGCCAACTATGTGACCATGCCTGTTCTCAGGCTAGCAAACTGAAACGCCACATGAAGACCCACATGCACAAGTCTGGCTCTATGACAGGGCGCTCTGACGATGGCCTGTCCACCACCAGTTCACCCGAGCCAGGCACTAGTGACGTCACAGGAGAGGGTATGAAGAACAGAGATGGCGACTTTAGAGGTGAGGGCATGGGCCCTGaaaatgaagaggaggaggaagaagaagaagaggaggaactAGAAAATGAAAGCAGGCCTGAGTCAAACTTCAGCATGGACTCTGAGTTCAGTCGGAATAGGGAAAATGGTTCAAAGGCACCTTCAGATGACAAGAACCTCTCTTTGGGGAAGATGGTTGAAAATGTAGGTCTCAGCTCCATCCAGCAGTACAATAACTTAATAGTTGACAATCGGAAAAGGCTTTTGTTCTCCAAAAGGATGTCAGAAGGGCAGAGGGATGCAGGTGACAACGATTCAGTAGTGGGGGAAATGGACCAAGTGGAGCGCACAACTGTGAATGGAAGGAACTGTGGCTCAAGCGACTCTTTCTCAGGCCTGTTTCCCCGCAAGCCCACTCCCATCACCAGCCCCAGCCTCTCCAACTCCTCTAACAAGAGGATCAAAATCGAAAAGGATTTGGACATACCCCCAGCCCCCCTAATCCCATCTGAAAATGTTTACTCCCAGTGGCTAGTGGGCTATGCAGCATCCCGCCACTTCATCAAAGATCCCTTTCTTGGCTTCAGCGATTCCAGACAATCTCCATTTGCCACCTCCTCGGAGCACTCTTCCGAGAACGGCAGCCTGCGATTCTCCACGCCGCCAGGGGACCTGCTGGACGGGGGCCTCTCCGGCCGCAGTGGtaccgctagtggaggcagcaccCCACACTTGGGTGGGGGGCCGGGCAGGCCCAGCTCAAAAGAAAGCAGGAGGAGTGACACTTGTGAGTACTGTGGGAAGGTGTTCAAGAACTGTAGCAATCTGACAGTGCACAGACGCAGCCACACAGGCGAGAGGCCCTACAAGTGTGAGCTTTGCAACTACGCCTGCGCCCAGAGCAGCAAGCTCACCCGTCACATGAAGACACACGGCCAGCTCGGTAAGGAAGTGTACCGCTGTGACATTTGCCAAATGCCCTTCAGCGTCTACAGCACGCTCGAGAAACACATGAAAAAGTGGCATGGGGAACACTTGATGACGAATGAGGTCAAAATTGAACAAGCAGAGAGAAGCTAA